TCAATCCGGAAAGAACTGGTAATACAAATACAGGAAGCATGAGTAAAGAACGAAGTAATTTAGAAAAAGGAAATTCCTTGTTGAACAACAATGCAACGAAAAATCCAATAATAAGCTCTATAGGAAGTGCTATGGCTATAAAACCTAATTGTAACCATAAAGAATGCCAAAAATCTGGATCTTTAAACATAGAGGAATAGTTCTGAAAGCCAATGAATTTTACATTCCCAAGGAATAGCAATTGTCTATTCGTAAAAGAGATGAAAAAGACATATACAACCGGATATAACAAAATAAAAGCAACTATTAAAAGCGTTGGAATAATGAAGAAAAGGAAGGGGCCGATCCCCTTCCTTTTTATTTTTTTAGTAGCCGTATTTCTTGAGGACGTTTTCAATGCCGATCACCATCCTGTCTACCGCTAGTTCAGCGGGGAGCTCTCCAGAGATGGCTTTGAGCCAGTAAACTCTTATGACTTGAGAAACTTCTGGATAATGCTCGAATCTTGGCCTTTCGACGGCATACTTGAGAGAGTCATAAATTCCTGCAAACCAAGGTCTCTCCTTTTGAAGTTCCGGATCAAGTAACAGAGAAGCTCTGGCAGGAGTCATCCCTTCTGGAATGAGCTTTTTCTGAGTATCCAACGCCATCCACCAGTATGCAAATTCAGCAGCAGCTTTTTTGTTTTTGGCAGCTTTGGGTATTCCTACTATCCAAGCTCCTCTTACAGCCGCTCTTCCAGCGGGACCAGCTGGGGGAGCAGAGTACACAATTTTTCCCGCGACAAGAGATTTTTCAGGATTTTCAAGATCCGGGATTAGTGCGGGCCAATTGAACATAGAGAACACTTGACCTTGCGCAAAAGCAGCCATTCTTTCGGAATGACCATAATCCAGAGCACCTTTCGGAGCGTATTTTAGAAGCTCTTTGTAAAACTCGATAGCTTGAACTGCTTTTTCTTTGTCAAGCACTATTTTGTAACCATCTTCTGTTACTTCGAGAACTTTTGTTCCGAAACTTCTGAACATCCATATAGCTTCGCAAGTACTACCCTCCGTTGGTTTTGTAAATGGAGCCCATCCGTATATGCCTTTCTTGGAAAGAAATTTGGCCATATCAAGGAGTTCTTGAAGAGTTTCTGGAACTTTCATCTCGTAACCATATTCTGCTTTGAATTCATCCTTATACTTTTCAATAATATCCTTTCTGGTGAGCCATACGTATATGTTTGCGTTAACAGGAAGGCCCATAAATTCACCTTTCCATTTTCCCGCTTCGAGTGCAAGAGGCATAATATCGTTCATATCAGGCTGAGGATAATAATCTGTAGAGGGCCATTCGGAGAGAGGTAGTAATAAAGGTGCAACCATCGGTATGTTAGGCTCATCCACAGCGACAAGATCATAATCCGAATTTTCAAGAGTCACACTTAAAAGTGTTTTTTGGAGCATTGAACCGCTTGGTACCAATTCGAGTTCGACTTTGATTCCCGTTTTTCTCTCAAACTCATCTAAACCTGCTTTTAAAGCTCTGGTCATAGCGTCGTCCCAAAGGAGTACTCTTACCGTTGAAGAAAACGCTATCGCACTGACCAACAAAAGAGAAGCAAGAATCACCACACTGAAACGCTTCATGCTGATCCCCCCTAGTAGAGAAGTTGTACGCTCATATTTTATATCTGGTAATACCAATTTGTCAAGTGTGATTTTAACGATATGTTTCAAAGAAAACAATATTACGGCCGATTATTGACAAATATTTATTATATTTTGATTTTGTTGTTTCAGTATGATGTTTTTATAATACTAATCGTGGAAGAATTATTATAATAAAAAGTTTTAAAAAGCCTCATTTTTTCGAATCAGCTTGGAAGGGAGGGAAAATATGAAGTCTGTGAAATTCAAAAATCTCGTTTTCTACGGTTTAGGAGATATAT
The Thermotoga sp. KOL6 genome window above contains:
- a CDS encoding extracellular solute-binding protein, translating into MKRFSVVILASLLLVSAIAFSSTVRVLLWDDAMTRALKAGLDEFERKTGIKVELELVPSGSMLQKTLLSVTLENSDYDLVAVDEPNIPMVAPLLLPLSEWPSTDYYPQPDMNDIMPLALEAGKWKGEFMGLPVNANIYVWLTRKDIIEKYKDEFKAEYGYEMKVPETLQELLDMAKFLSKKGIYGWAPFTKPTEGSTCEAIWMFRSFGTKVLEVTEDGYKIVLDKEKAVQAIEFYKELLKYAPKGALDYGHSERMAAFAQGQVFSMFNWPALIPDLENPEKSLVAGKIVYSAPPAGPAGRAAVRGAWIVGIPKAAKNKKAAAEFAYWWMALDTQKKLIPEGMTPARASLLLDPELQKERPWFAGIYDSLKYAVERPRFEHYPEVSQVIRVYWLKAISGELPAELAVDRMVIGIENVLKKYGY